In Miscanthus floridulus cultivar M001 chromosome 5, ASM1932011v1, whole genome shotgun sequence, one genomic interval encodes:
- the LOC136453522 gene encoding WUSCHEL-related homeobox 5-like codes for MEMPQQQAASTANAAQDEGGSPPLSPASAAAAALANARWNPTKEQVAVLEGLYENGLRTPSAEQIQQITGKLREHGAIEGKNVFYWFQNHKARQRQRQKQDSFAYFTRLLRRPPPLPVLSMPPAPPYHHGRVPSPAPPSPAACNNNNGGERVMYRNAFYMPAPQALPANAPYYYPAPQQQVTVMYQYPRMEICQDKTMATAAAQQHPAAMFQQQAAAAPHVHSANGGAGPAERVGPRRETLELFPLQPTFVLRRDKGRAAAAGSSASALTSASTATASASVSEESEGLESGNCNGEEAPALPFYDFFGLQCGGR; via the exons ATGGAGATGCCGCAGCAGCAAGCCGCCTCCACCGCCAACGCCGCCCAGGACGAGGGCGGGTCCCCGCCGCTGTCCCCGGCGTccgccgcggcggccgcgctGGCGAACGCGCGGTGGAACCCGACCAAGGAGCAGGTGGCGGTACTGGAGGGGCTGTACGAGAACGGCCTGCGCACCCCGAGCGCGGAGCAGATACAGCAGATCACGGGCAAGCTGCGGGAGCACGGCGCCATCGAGGGAAAGAACGTCTTCTACTGGTTCCAGAACCACAAGGcccgccagcgccagcgccagaAGCAGGACAGCTTCGCCTACTTCACCAGGCTCCTCCGCCGGCCCCCGCCGCTGCCCGTGCTCTCCatgccgcccgcgccgccgtacCATCACGGCCGCGTCCCGTCGCCGGCGCCTCCGTCGCCCGCTGCATGCAACAACAACAACGGCGGCGAGCGTG TGATGTACAGGAATGCATTCTACATGCCTGCGCCGCAGGCGCTCCCTGCAAATGCTCCCTACTACTACCCGGCGCCGCAGCAGCAGGTGACAGTCATGTACCAGTACCCGAGAATGGAGATCTGCCAGGACAAGACGATGGCCACGGCCGCGGCGCAGCAGCACCCGGCCGCCATGTTCCAGCAGCAGGCCGCCGCAGCACCGCACGTCCATTCTGCCAACGGCGGCGCCGGGCCAGCGGAACGCGTCGGCCCCCGCCGCGAGACGCTCGAGCTGTTCCCGCTCCAGCCCACCTTCGTGCTGCGGCGCGACAAggggcgcgccgccgccgctggcagcAGCGCCTCCGCCCTGACGTCGGCGTCGACGGCGACGGCGTCCGCTTCCGTCTCCGAGGAGTCGGAGGGCCTGGAGAGCGGCAACTGCAACGGCGAGGAGGCGCCCGCGCTGCCGTTCTATGACTTCTTCGGTCTCCAGTGCGGAGGCCGCTGA